One window of Diabrotica undecimpunctata isolate CICGRU chromosome 8, icDiaUnde3, whole genome shotgun sequence genomic DNA carries:
- the LOC140448992 gene encoding uncharacterized protein has protein sequence MREDRTIYYLDETWVNAGHTVDRVWTDMSITSARQAYVEGLSTGLKQPSGKGKRLIVLHIGSKNGFVENGLLLFESKKNGDYHEDMNSNVFEEWLQRVLPTLAKTAVIVLDNASYHSRKYEKIPTSAMRKANIQEWLRQKNIIFTDDMVKAELLTLVKSHPIEQNYMVDEIIKSSGRCVLRLPPYHCKLNPIKLNDVKVLFSEALNNVTSDSWKNAINHVDGIMSKMWELDFIVEQQLQPLIILI, from the coding sequence ATGCGGGAAGACCGTACtatttattatttggatgaaacttggGTGAACGCTGGTCATACTGTTGACAGAGTCTGGACTGACATGTCAATCACCAGTGCTCGACAAGCATATGTTGAAGGCCTTTCTACAGGATTGAAACAGCCTTCTGGGAAAGGCAAACGACTTATTGTTTTACATATCGGATCTAAAAATGGATTTGTGGAAAACGGACTGCTTTTATTTGAATCCAAGAAAAATggcgactaccatgaagacatgaattCCAACGTTTTTGAAGAGTGGCTGCAAAGGGTTTTGCCAACTTTAGCTAAAACGGCAGTTATTGTCCTAGATAATGCGTCCTACCATAGCAGAAAATATGAAAAGATACCAACTAGTGCTATGCGAAAAGCTAATATTCAAGAATGGTTgcgacaaaaaaatattatatttactgACGACATGGTCAAAGCTGAGTTACTAACGCTAGTAAAAAGTCATCCTATAGAACAAAATTATATGGTCGATGAAATTATTAAGTCTTCAGGTAGATGTGTGCTTAGATTACCCCCTTATCACTGTAAGCTAAACCCCATAAAATTAAATGACGTAAAAGTACTTTTCAGCGAAGCACTGAATAATGTTACATCCGATTCCTGGAAAAATGCTATCAACCATGTAGATGGCATCATGTCCAAGATGtgggaactagattttattgtagAACAGCAGTTACAACCATTGATTATATTAATTTAG